GCGACAATCATCCAATATGGTTAAATGAAAGTCCTGCCGTGATCCAGCATGAACACGTCCTAAACCTATCTCGCTTCCTCTTTAGTTCATCCTTCCCGTGCAGGGTCCAAATGTTGGCTGGGGTCGCCATGATCGGCTTTCGCCTCTGACGTAGCTTTGTCCTTTTTGCCACGGTGCATATGCTTGCCATGGCCATGCATGTGATCTTCGTGGTTGTGGTCTTTGTGGTCCCCGTGATCATCATGAGGATCGTGATGATGGTCTCCGCTGTGATCATGGACGTGCGACTCCCAGTGACCGTGCGGTTTGGCCCGGACAATGGTACAGCAAGCTATACGCCCACCGGCATCGCCAGTTTTCAAACTCGCTGGCGTTCCACCTTTACCTAGGTCGTCAGCTTTTTCATGAATCTGAAAACGTTAGTCATGACTGATGTAGACACTTGTAGAATTACATACCATATCGTGCATGGAGAGTTCCATTATAAGACCAGGCACACAATATTCACATTAACTTTTCTTGAACCAGAATGCACTGTTCGATCAATACAAATGAGCAATAATCATACTCATTTGCATTTTTCTCGTAGTAGTCAATACAGAAGaatcttttaaaacaaattctgcATACTAAAATGTTATGGATTGGTGTTCAGCAAAGGTGTGAATTAAATTGCACCAAATCCGTTCATAACTTTTTCCATAAAGCTACAGtcacacagacaaataaaacaCTGGTAAAAAACATTACCTTCGCCTGAAAAGTTCAAGCTTGTGTATAATTTACAAGgtttaataatgttttatatatttttctacaGAATCGAAACGTGTACTTTTCATGTTACTCTGACGCTACGTAACAGCAATAGCGTTGCGCCTTTTAGAATAACTTCGTTCGGCTTCCAACGCGAGATTGCGACATTTCCACGAGATTTCAACTGAATAGTTCTGAAATCTTTTACTTTCAAAGAATTTGACCGTCACGATGTTCAAATATCGCCGTTTTCTCTTTCTGTATCTGCGAGTTAGTTATGTTTGCATATCATACTTACGACCAAAGCTCTCCCAATAATGTTATGGTAACCAATCAGTGTGCTTCTAGAATCGTTCATGGCCACATTTGTTTTGCCTTTATCGTCACAGCGGATGTTGCCATAATCTCCAGCATGTCTGTAAAAGTAGCAGTGTAACTGTAAACCAGACGAGGGACACAGATTTAGGGCCTATTGCTCTCACAAAACGTCACAAGGGTCTCTCCATACATAAAATCTCTTGAAAGCCTTTCAGTGAGCAAACCCACAACAATTTTATTTGTCCCTTAAAAAGCAGTTTGCTTATTCAAACTTAAATATTGAGCTTATTGTTAAAAAACATCTTGGGTACCATTTACTCTTAATAAAAATAAGACTGCATGTCATAATAAATTTGCTTCCACAGGTACAACATTTCTTAAGAAACGCATGAGCGTATTCCATGCAAAGAAACAGTCTCGTtataatgtaaatttatttagacCTGGTCAGGTGCTTTTGGAAGGCGTCAGAAAACCTCTTACTACAAACTACCTGATATCATCGGTGGGAGCCCCATGATCCACCCCAAAAGGATTGAAGTGTGAGCCCGTGGACTGACAGCCATCAGTGAGGTCCCCAAACTCATGCACGTGCAGACCGTGCTCGTGTTGCATGACGCCATCTTGAGCCTGGAATCCTTCTAAGTCTATCTGCATTTCTACGGGACCACCATATATCTGGtaggaaaaaaacatgtttcgcatatcaatttacaaatttacaaatactCATTTGTTTTACTCGTGAAGTGATTTTTCTGAGGATTAACCATTACCTGTCATCCTATACCCGAAAGGTTTGGGTGAAACTTCGGAGACATTCAGACTTGCAAGGTTAACTTACGTCCAATAAAGGCCCTGGGAAGTTTTCGGAAGTTTTCGCAGCGGCATTATACATAACCATTCGCAAACCTTAAGCTTATAGATAAAATGTCACCACACTTGGTAAAAGACGCAGCTTCTTAACTGTGATACTGAATGATGGATGCTTGTGAGGATAATATTAGTCATATATACAGTAGTCAAAACAAATCGTTCTTCTCTAAGGCACTGTAGTCCCACCATTGCCAAACCATCAGCGAGTTTAAGATGTTTCACCATGGCCCATAACTACATTGTGTGTATTATGATAAAAGTTTCGCGCAATTTTGAAAAGACTGAATATCCACCTTGTCACAAGACGTCAATAAAGACCGAGAAATATTAAACATGATACCATATAACCCTCACtatatgtaaaatgtgaatTTCGTGATCCCTTACCAATTGTCGTAAATGAACAGAACCAGTGATCGTTGATCTTTTCTTCAATGCAACTCCCGTATTTGGTCCCATGGCACAGTGAGCATAGACGTAGTCCTCTGTAAAGAATGTAAGGAGGTATAGATATCCACGGTAAGCTTTATTGTGGTACTGGTAGCGAGATGAAGGCATACAAAACAATTACACGTTAGCAAACCCTTTTGCAGCAGGAGAAAACGTGTTGGTGTCTGCTTTTCTTTTATTACATATAGAGACACGAATGATATAATACACTGCCTAAGGGAGCAACCATTTTCAAAGTTCAAAAGGCCTAAGGACACATTGTCACCATGTAGTGTTTACTAAAGGCATGCATGTTGAATGAAAACTCAAAACTGTACATCTTGTACATCTGTTACGAATGTAAGCATTAAGTCCAACATTgttggatatataaatatatacacactgcTTTTCAAAGGAATATGTACATATTCGACATTTTACCAGAGTGATCGTGTTTGGCGGCATCTTCCTCGTGTGAATGCGGTCCATGGTGACCAGGGTGATCTTGTCGGTGGTCGTCATGATCGGGGCCATGATGTTGAAGAGCTCGAGCACACATTGCGCAGGCGTGTCCACCTCGACCTCCGTGGCCGCCGCGATGTCCATGATGTTCGCCATGATGTTCGCCGTGATGTCCATGATGGTCACCATGATGTTCGCCATGATGTCCATGATGGCGGCCATGATGTTCGCCATGCTCTCCGTGATGGTCATCATGGTTGGCGCAGTTTTCGCCGGCCTCGTGGATGTGAATGTGAATATCGTCGTCCCCTTCGTGATGTCCCGGATGGACGCCGTTCACCGTTTCCTCTGCTGGCGCATCATGCAtcattttacttttctttcctttcttccCACCCTTTTTCTTTTTCCCGGGTTTCGTGGGCTTTGCCATGACGTCGGCAGCAGCAGGTTTGTTGTCGCCATGGTCATGGTGATGATCGACCTTCTCCTCACAGTTTCCTACCTCGTGTAAATGAACGTGGACATTGCGACCATTCTCGGAGTGGATGTGATGGACTTCTACAAAGTGAATAATATCGTTCGATCTTGGCAACACAGATATCCTATTACATAGAAACAGAAATGTATTGGTTGTGTACACTCCTTGAACTTAGTCAAATGGTATCTCGCTACAGCCGGGAGGTTACAAAGTATTCATAATGCTCCTTTACTGAAATACTACACAGAATACACCAGGCACGTCTGACCTGACCGATGATATCaaaggctcaaatccagctcttggcTGTTCAGCCGTGGCCTTAAGTTGGGAGATTTGTCGGGTACCTGGCGATGGGCGGTGATTTACGCCGAGCATTCTCTTGTCCATTAACCATAAAAATTACCGAAGTTGacaattcttgaatacagcgtttATTTGCCAATCACATAAagattttcattattatttttatttatctgcttgGTGATTGATGTTCTATACTCAGAAATATTCGCTTATAAAACTGCgaccagtattgtg
Above is a window of Liolophura sinensis isolate JHLJ2023 chromosome 7, CUHK_Ljap_v2, whole genome shotgun sequence DNA encoding:
- the LOC135470193 gene encoding filaggrin-2-like; translated protein: MNSLVIVTCLAVGVLACLVLGREEVHHIHSENGRNVHVHLHEVGNCEEKVDHHHDHGDNKPAAADVMAKPTKPGKKKKGGKKGKKSKMMHDAPAEETVNGVHPGHHEGDDDIHIHIHEAGENCANHDDHHGEHGEHHGRHHGHHGEHHGDHHGHHGEHHGEHHGHRGGHGGRGGHACAMCARALQHHGPDHDDHRQDHPGHHGPHSHEEDAAKHDHSEDYVYAHCAMGPNTGVALKKRSTITGSVHLRQLIYGGPVEMQIDLEGFQAQDGVMQHEHGLHVHEFGDLTDGCQSTGSHFNPFGVDHGAPTDDIRHAGDYGNIRCDDKGKTNVAMNDSRSTLIGYHNIIGRALVIHEKADDLGKGGTPASLKTGDAGGRIACCTIVRAKPHGHWESHVHDHSGDHHHDPHDDHGDHKDHNHEDHMHGHGKHMHRGKKDKATSEAKADHGDPSQHLDPAREG